A portion of the Pseudomonas koreensis genome contains these proteins:
- a CDS encoding TPM domain-containing protein has protein sequence MALLTEHEQRKVAEAIARVERDTDAELVTVLAACADDYAYIPLLWASLLALVLPGIVHYLTGWLTLRSLLLVQWGMFIVLCLLFRLPKITTHLVPRRVRHWRASNLARRQFLEQNLHHTVGSTGMLIFVCEAERYVEILVDEGISKRLDNSNWDAIVAAFTEQVRHGRTLEGFVTCVEACGELLKVHVPVTQVRNELPNRLVVLG, from the coding sequence ATGGCATTACTGACTGAACACGAACAACGCAAAGTCGCCGAGGCCATTGCCCGGGTCGAACGTGACACCGACGCCGAACTGGTCACGGTGCTGGCTGCCTGCGCCGATGACTATGCGTACATCCCGCTGCTCTGGGCCAGCTTGCTGGCGCTGGTGTTGCCGGGCATCGTCCACTACCTCACGGGCTGGCTGACCCTGCGCAGTCTGTTGCTGGTGCAGTGGGGCATGTTCATCGTCCTGTGCCTGCTGTTTCGTCTGCCGAAGATCACCACCCATCTGGTGCCGCGCCGCGTGCGCCACTGGCGCGCCTCCAACCTGGCGCGGCGGCAGTTTCTTGAGCAGAACCTGCACCACACCGTGGGCAGTACGGGCATGCTGATTTTCGTCTGCGAGGCTGAGCGATATGTGGAGATTCTGGTGGATGAGGGGATCTCCAAACGGCTGGATAACAGCAACTGGGATGCCATTGTTGCAGCGTTTACCGAGCAGGTCCGGCATGGCCGCACGCTGGAGGGGTTTGTCACGTGCGTCGAGGCGTGTGGCGAGTTGTTGAAGGTGCATGTGCCGGTGACGCAGGTGCGGAACGAATTGCCGAATCGGTTGGTGGTGTTGGGCTGA
- a CDS encoding MFS transporter, with amino-acid sequence MSLNVMEAGVSPSVDHDAEKALVSKVAWRLMPLIMVCYLFAFFDRINISFAKFQLQTDLSLSDTAYGLGAGLFVVGYVLFEVPSNMMLYKVGARRWIARIMMSWGVATAAMVFVNSEWQFYALRFVIGAMEAGFAPGVLYYLTLWFPQHFRGRITSMLFLASAFAGLVGAPFSGLVLQHLDGVLQMRGWHWLFLLGGVPCIALGFLVLTQLKDRIEDAHWLTADEKKLLSSRIAHHEPHKTGGSLLAALKIPGFLTLGLIYFLIQVASYGLNFWAPQLIRSAGTESPVMIGLLTAIPYICGAISMVVIGRLSDATGERRKFVAGLVIVGAIGFFSAGIFASHTTFLIVALGLLGAGIIASIPSFWTLPPKLLAGAGAGAAGGIAVINTLGQFGGIVSPVMVGRIKDLTGSTTPALYVIGVAALIAAALLLWGLPQKLRTLDKY; translated from the coding sequence ATGAGCCTCAATGTAATGGAGGCGGGCGTCAGCCCGTCCGTCGATCACGACGCCGAAAAAGCCCTGGTCAGCAAAGTCGCCTGGCGCCTGATGCCACTGATCATGGTCTGCTACCTGTTCGCCTTTTTTGATCGCATCAACATCAGCTTCGCCAAATTCCAGTTGCAGACCGATTTGAGCCTGAGCGACACCGCGTACGGCCTCGGCGCCGGGCTGTTCGTGGTCGGTTACGTGCTGTTCGAAGTGCCGAGCAACATGATGCTGTACAAGGTCGGCGCGCGGCGCTGGATTGCGCGGATCATGATGTCGTGGGGCGTGGCGACGGCGGCGATGGTCTTCGTCAACAGCGAATGGCAGTTCTACGCGCTGCGCTTTGTCATCGGCGCGATGGAAGCCGGGTTCGCCCCGGGCGTTCTGTATTACCTGACCCTGTGGTTTCCGCAGCACTTCCGTGGCCGCATCACGTCGATGCTGTTTCTCGCCTCGGCGTTCGCCGGACTGGTCGGCGCGCCGTTCTCCGGGCTGGTGCTGCAACACCTCGACGGCGTGTTGCAGATGCGTGGTTGGCACTGGTTGTTTTTGCTCGGTGGCGTGCCGTGTATTGCGCTCGGTTTTCTCGTGCTGACCCAGCTCAAAGACCGCATCGAGGACGCGCACTGGCTGACCGCGGACGAGAAGAAACTGCTTTCCAGCCGCATCGCCCATCACGAGCCGCACAAGACCGGCGGCTCATTGCTCGCGGCACTGAAAATTCCCGGTTTCCTGACGTTGGGTTTGATCTACTTCCTGATCCAGGTCGCGTCCTACGGCCTGAACTTCTGGGCGCCGCAATTGATCCGCAGCGCCGGCACCGAAAGCCCGGTGATGATCGGCCTGCTGACCGCCATCCCGTACATCTGCGGGGCGATCAGCATGGTCGTGATCGGGCGCTTGTCAGACGCCACCGGTGAGCGGCGCAAGTTCGTTGCCGGGCTGGTGATCGTCGGCGCGATCGGCTTCTTCAGCGCGGGGATCTTCGCCAGCCACACGACATTTCTGATCGTCGCGCTCGGTTTGCTCGGCGCGGGCATCATCGCTTCGATTCCGAGCTTCTGGACCCTGCCACCGAAGTTGCTCGCAGGCGCCGGTGCCGGGGCGGCAGGCGGGATCGCGGTGATCAACACCCTGGGGCAGTTCGGCGGAATCGTCAGCCCGGTCATGGTCGGACGCATCAAGGACCTCACCGGCAGCACCACCCCGGCGCTCTATGTCATCGGCGTCGCCGCGCTGATCGCGGCAGCGTTGCTGCTGTGGGGCTTGCCGCAGAAGTTGCGCACGCTGGACAAGTATTGA
- a CDS encoding DUF4917 family protein — translation MTDFLNVDATLEDWNALRAATDFSGLLVGNGASRAVWDDFGYDSLFENARTVEEKPLSPSELAVFDALQTRSFEQVLGALKTTSRVNKALAVSSAAPRNRYYAIKEALINTVHAVHIPWRLVQPSTLTVLNAELARYRTVFTSNYDLLNYWALQHPGEAIDDLFNGPDASFDLSQSATEKPRLLYLHGGLHLVRNQDGTARKLTSTEGTLLGSFAINNTIKTLDDVPLFVTEGPSADKLKTIRSSDYLSFCYEQLLAHGDSLCVFGHALGEQDAHLVRALRLANPKCVAISIYPRSAAFIQHQKRHYAKVFEGTGVELRFFDAKSHALGDPKLSVPVEV, via the coding sequence ATGACCGATTTTCTGAATGTCGACGCCACCCTCGAAGACTGGAACGCCCTGCGCGCTGCGACCGATTTCAGCGGTTTGCTGGTGGGCAACGGCGCCAGCCGCGCGGTGTGGGATGACTTCGGCTACGACTCGCTGTTCGAAAACGCCCGTACGGTCGAAGAGAAACCGCTGAGCCCTTCGGAACTGGCGGTGTTCGATGCACTGCAAACCCGCAGCTTCGAGCAAGTGCTCGGCGCACTGAAAACCACCAGCCGGGTAAACAAGGCGCTGGCAGTCAGCTCGGCGGCACCGCGCAATCGCTATTACGCGATCAAGGAAGCGCTGATCAACACTGTGCACGCGGTGCACATTCCGTGGCGGCTGGTGCAGCCTTCGACGCTGACGGTGCTCAATGCTGAACTGGCGCGCTATCGGACGGTGTTCACCAGCAACTACGACCTGCTCAACTATTGGGCGCTACAGCACCCGGGCGAAGCCATCGACGATTTGTTCAACGGCCCCGACGCCAGTTTCGACCTGAGCCAGAGTGCCACGGAAAAACCGCGCCTGTTGTATCTGCACGGCGGTCTGCATCTGGTGCGCAATCAGGACGGCACCGCACGCAAACTGACCTCGACCGAGGGCACCCTGCTCGGCAGTTTCGCGATCAACAATACGATCAAGACGCTGGATGACGTGCCGCTGTTCGTCACCGAAGGACCGAGCGCCGACAAGCTCAAGACTATTCGCAGCTCGGATTATCTGTCGTTCTGCTATGAGCAGTTATTGGCCCATGGCGACAGTCTGTGCGTCTTCGGCCATGCCTTGGGCGAGCAGGATGCGCATCTGGTGCGCGCGCTGCGGTTGGCTAACCCGAAGTGCGTGGCGATCTCGATTTACCCGCGCAGCGCGGCGTTCATCCAGCATCAGAAGCGTCACTACGCCAAAGTATTTGAAGGTACCGGGGTTGAGTTGCGCTTCTTTGATGCCAAGAGCCATGCCCTCGGTGATCCGAAATTGTCGGTACCGGTCGAGGTTTGA
- a CDS encoding TPM domain-containing protein produces MRVLKLGLVLMLWLFAVSARADLTFPPLSGRVVDQAQMLEPTVRAQLSQQLQAHEQATGEQLVVVTLPDLQGTTIEDFSVQLGRHWGIGQKDKNNGALLIVARDERKLRIEVGYGLEDRLTDAQSSVIIHQVITPAFKTGNFSKGISDGVAAMLVVLGGNPLDEPSTVYESSGDPADDFISRHPALFMFLVMLFILTVFVCQMLGILPAGRGGSGGGGGFGGGGGFGGGGGGGGFSGGGGSFGGGGSSGGW; encoded by the coding sequence ATGCGTGTGTTGAAACTGGGCCTGGTGCTGATGCTGTGGCTGTTCGCCGTCAGCGCCCGGGCCGACTTGACGTTTCCGCCGCTGAGCGGACGCGTGGTCGATCAGGCACAAATGCTCGAGCCAACGGTGCGCGCGCAACTCAGCCAGCAATTGCAGGCCCACGAACAGGCCACCGGCGAGCAATTGGTGGTGGTGACCTTGCCCGATCTGCAGGGCACCACCATCGAGGACTTCAGCGTTCAGCTCGGCCGGCACTGGGGCATCGGCCAGAAGGACAAGAACAACGGCGCCTTGCTGATCGTCGCCCGTGACGAGCGCAAACTGCGCATCGAAGTCGGCTATGGCCTGGAGGATCGCCTGACCGATGCGCAGTCGTCGGTGATCATCCATCAGGTCATCACCCCGGCGTTCAAGACCGGCAACTTCAGCAAAGGCATCAGCGATGGCGTTGCGGCGATGCTGGTGGTATTGGGCGGCAATCCGCTCGATGAACCGTCCACCGTGTACGAATCCAGCGGCGACCCGGCGGATGATTTCATCTCGCGGCACCCGGCGCTGTTCATGTTTCTGGTGATGTTGTTCATCCTGACGGTGTTTGTCTGCCAGATGCTCGGTATCCTGCCCGCCGGTCGGGGCGGCTCCGGAGGAGGGGGCGGCTTCGGCGGTGGCGGTGGATTTGGTGGCGGCGGTGGAGGCGGTGGCTTCAGCGGTGGCGGGGGCAGTTTCGGCGGCGGCGGTTCGTCCGGCGGCTGGTGA
- a CDS encoding class I SAM-dependent methyltransferase: protein MSVSASSAPSAKPAADHHAQFLELLQTSLDDSGFIKLVLAKYVGEEADLQRVIVKPVMVKAQPCLSFVYRYKTRDITKNLPLSEGVALIAGLLPSSFKNAHLLALTDEAQLEYSKKGKSSLFKSKPQQLREAPSAEHNREKNRFLELSRPFLKDLGVTNAQHELIPAMSRKWKQINKFIEVFSHALTSSPLALDKPVRVADFGSGKGYLTFAIHDYLRNTLKAEGEVTGVELREEMVNLCNAAAAKLEHPGLVFKCGDVRTVAPSELDVMIALHACDIATDYAIHTGIRSGASIIMCSPCCHKQIRLQIQSPALLKPMLQYGLHLGQQAEMVTDSLRALFLEACGYETKVFEFISLEHTNKNKMILAVKRAEPVDPAQLLAKIAELKAFYHISEHCLETLLRADGYMQ from the coding sequence ATGTCCGTTTCCGCTTCTTCCGCGCCGTCCGCCAAACCGGCCGCCGATCACCACGCCCAGTTCCTCGAACTGCTGCAAACCAGCCTCGACGACAGCGGCTTCATCAAACTGGTGCTGGCCAAGTACGTCGGTGAAGAGGCGGATCTGCAGCGGGTCATTGTCAAACCGGTGATGGTCAAGGCGCAGCCGTGTCTGTCTTTCGTTTATCGCTACAAGACCCGCGACATCACCAAGAACCTGCCGCTGAGCGAGGGCGTGGCGCTGATTGCCGGGCTGTTGCCGAGCTCGTTCAAGAATGCGCACTTGCTGGCATTGACCGACGAAGCGCAGCTGGAATACAGCAAAAAGGGCAAGAGTTCGCTGTTCAAGAGCAAGCCTCAGCAATTGCGCGAAGCGCCGTCCGCCGAGCACAACCGCGAGAAAAACCGCTTCCTCGAACTGAGCCGACCGTTCCTCAAGGACCTGGGCGTGACCAACGCTCAGCACGAACTGATCCCGGCGATGTCGCGCAAGTGGAAGCAGATCAACAAGTTCATCGAAGTGTTCAGCCATGCCCTGACCTCGTCGCCGCTGGCGCTGGACAAACCGGTGCGGGTCGCCGATTTCGGTTCGGGCAAGGGCTACCTGACGTTCGCCATTCACGACTACCTGCGCAACACCCTGAAGGCCGAGGGCGAAGTCACCGGCGTCGAGCTGCGCGAAGAAATGGTCAACCTGTGCAATGCCGCAGCGGCGAAGCTCGAGCATCCGGGGCTGGTGTTCAAATGCGGTGACGTGCGCACGGTGGCGCCGAGTGAGCTGGACGTGATGATCGCCCTGCATGCCTGCGACATCGCCACCGATTACGCGATCCACACCGGCATCCGCTCGGGCGCGTCGATCATCATGTGCTCGCCATGCTGCCACAAACAGATCCGCCTGCAGATCCAGAGCCCGGCGCTGCTCAAGCCGATGCTGCAATACGGTCTGCACCTCGGCCAGCAGGCGGAAATGGTCACCGACAGCTTGCGTGCGTTGTTCCTCGAAGCCTGCGGTTACGAGACCAAGGTGTTCGAATTTATCTCGCTGGAACACACCAACAAGAACAAGATGATTCTCGCGGTGAAACGCGCCGAGCCGGTCGATCCTGCGCAGTTGCTGGCGAAGATCGCAGAGCTGAAAGCCTTCTACCACATCAGCGAACACTGCCTGGAAACCCTGCTGCGCGCCGACGGCTATATGCAGTGA
- a CDS encoding hydroxymethylglutaryl-CoA lyase — translation MITDYSQTLIVQEVSPRDGLQIEPTWVETADKITLINQLSQAGFSRIEAGSFVSPKAIPALRDGEQVFNGIERQPGVIYVALIPNLKGAQRALAAKADELNLVMSASQTHNLANMRMRCEDSLAAFADIVAFVSGSGVRLNGSIATTFGCPFEGKIDEDRVLQIVDAYQELGIQGISLADTTGMANPRQVDRLVRRVLQRVSPADLTLHFHNTRGLGLCNVLAAYEAGARRFDAALGGLGGCPFAPGASGNICTEDLVNLCEEVGIATGIDLPLLLKLSRGLPALLGHEVPGQLAKAGRNCDLHRIPT, via the coding sequence ATGATCACTGACTATTCGCAGACCCTGATCGTCCAGGAAGTTTCGCCCCGCGACGGTTTGCAGATCGAGCCGACCTGGGTGGAAACCGCTGACAAGATCACCCTGATCAATCAATTGTCACAGGCCGGATTCAGCCGCATCGAAGCGGGCTCGTTCGTCTCGCCCAAAGCCATCCCGGCCTTGCGTGACGGCGAGCAGGTGTTCAACGGCATCGAGCGTCAGCCGGGGGTGATTTACGTGGCGTTGATTCCCAACCTCAAGGGTGCGCAACGGGCACTGGCGGCGAAGGCCGATGAGTTGAATCTGGTGATGTCCGCCAGCCAGACCCATAACCTCGCCAATATGCGCATGCGTTGCGAGGATTCGCTGGCCGCGTTCGCTGACATCGTCGCGTTTGTCAGCGGCTCGGGTGTACGCCTCAACGGCAGTATCGCCACCACCTTCGGTTGTCCGTTCGAAGGCAAAATTGACGAGGATCGCGTGCTGCAGATCGTCGACGCTTATCAGGAGCTCGGCATTCAGGGCATCAGCCTCGCCGATACCACCGGCATGGCCAATCCGCGTCAGGTGGATCGTTTGGTACGGCGTGTTTTGCAGCGGGTTTCGCCGGCCGATCTGACCCTGCATTTCCATAACACTCGTGGCCTCGGTTTGTGCAACGTGCTGGCCGCTTACGAGGCCGGCGCACGGCGCTTCGATGCGGCGCTCGGTGGCCTCGGTGGCTGTCCGTTTGCGCCGGGTGCGTCGGGCAATATCTGCACCGAAGACCTGGTGAACCTGTGCGAGGAAGTCGGCATTGCCACCGGGATAGATTTGCCCCTATTGCTGAAACTTTCGCGCGGCTTGCCGGCACTGTTAGGCCACGAAGTCCCCGGCCAACTGGCCAAGGCCGGGCGCAACTGCGACCTGCACCGGATCCCCACCTGA
- a CDS encoding LysR family transcriptional regulator yields the protein MLQKSLIRRLDLITLQLFVAVHEEGTLTRAAAREAIAVSAASKRLMELEEALGIALFVRQAKGMVLTPAGETLLHHARQMLFNVEKMGLELGEHSHGVRGYVRMLANLSAIIQFLPEDLRDFSAQHAQVKTDLEERPSAGVIQGVLDGVADLGICSEDSDTKGLHSVLYRQDKLVVVMLPEHPLAMRESVAFDETLDSDYVGLHAASSINMRTHAAARQAGKVLRIRIHVPGFDAVCRMVQANMGIGILPQRAYELFGQALGLRAVPLIDGWSDRALIVVVRDEAGLSPVSRMLFEHLRAQGT from the coding sequence ATGCTGCAAAAAAGCCTGATCCGCCGCCTCGACCTGATCACCCTGCAACTGTTCGTCGCCGTCCACGAAGAGGGCACGCTGACCCGTGCGGCTGCGCGCGAAGCCATCGCGGTGTCGGCCGCGAGCAAGCGCTTGATGGAATTGGAGGAGGCGCTGGGCATTGCACTGTTCGTGCGCCAAGCCAAAGGCATGGTCCTCACCCCGGCCGGTGAAACCCTGTTGCACCATGCGCGACAGATGCTTTTCAACGTGGAGAAAATGGGCCTGGAACTGGGCGAGCACAGCCACGGTGTGCGCGGTTACGTGCGCATGCTGGCCAATCTGTCGGCGATCATTCAGTTTCTGCCCGAAGACTTGCGCGATTTCTCTGCGCAGCATGCGCAGGTCAAGACCGACCTAGAAGAACGGCCCAGCGCCGGGGTGATTCAGGGCGTCCTCGATGGCGTCGCGGACCTCGGCATCTGCTCTGAGGACAGCGACACCAAAGGCCTGCACAGCGTGTTGTACCGGCAGGACAAACTGGTGGTGGTGATGCTGCCGGAGCATCCGTTGGCCATGCGCGAATCGGTCGCCTTCGATGAAACCCTCGACAGCGACTACGTCGGGTTGCACGCGGCCAGTTCGATCAACATGCGTACCCACGCGGCGGCGCGGCAGGCCGGCAAAGTTCTGCGTATCCGCATTCATGTGCCGGGGTTCGATGCGGTCTGCCGTATGGTTCAGGCGAACATGGGCATCGGCATTCTGCCGCAGCGTGCCTATGAGTTGTTTGGTCAGGCGCTGGGCTTGCGGGCGGTGCCGCTGATCGATGGCTGGTCGGATCGCGCGCTGATTGTGGTGGTGCGCGATGAGGCGGGGTTGTCGCCGGTGAGCCGGATGTTGTTTGAGCATTTGCGTGCGCAGGGCACCTGA
- a CDS encoding CaiB/BaiF CoA transferase family protein produces the protein MTAPLSAIKVIEIGTLIAAPFAARMLAEFGAEVIKIEAMGQGDPLRKWRKLHEGTSLWWYLQSRNKKSLALNLKSAEGIELVKQLAGDADVIIENLRPGALEKLGLGWDVLHALNPNLTLVRISGYGQTGPYRDRPGFGAIGEAMGGIRYTTGNPDSPPARVGVSLGDSLASLHAVIGALMSLLRVKTGQGGGQIVDVSLAESVFNVMESLVPEYDMLGHVRERSGGALPGIAPSNTYLTADGAYVVIAGNSDPIYKRLMHTIGRADLADAEEFAHNDGRAAKSGLLDAAITHWTSSLPIDHVLAALEAAEVPAGRIYSVADIVADPHYQARDMLLNAELPGGATVKMPGIVPKLSETPGGVNWSGPKLGQHTDDILVGLGLTELDIERLKSQGVVQ, from the coding sequence ATGACTGCCCCTTTGAGTGCGATCAAAGTGATCGAGATCGGCACCCTGATCGCCGCGCCGTTTGCCGCGCGCATGCTCGCCGAGTTCGGCGCCGAGGTGATCAAGATCGAAGCCATGGGCCAGGGCGACCCGCTGCGCAAGTGGCGCAAGCTGCACGAAGGCACATCGCTGTGGTGGTACCTGCAATCGCGCAACAAGAAATCCCTGGCGCTCAATCTCAAATCCGCTGAAGGCATCGAACTGGTCAAGCAACTGGCCGGCGACGCCGACGTGATCATCGAAAACTTGCGCCCCGGTGCGCTGGAAAAGCTTGGTCTGGGCTGGGACGTGTTGCATGCCCTGAATCCGAACCTGACCCTCGTACGTATCTCTGGCTACGGCCAGACCGGCCCGTACCGCGACCGTCCCGGTTTCGGTGCGATTGGCGAGGCCATGGGCGGCATTCGCTACACCACCGGCAATCCCGATTCGCCACCGGCGCGAGTCGGCGTCAGCCTCGGCGATTCGCTGGCCTCGTTGCACGCGGTGATCGGCGCGCTGATGTCGCTGCTGCGGGTCAAGACCGGGCAGGGTGGTGGACAGATCGTCGATGTGTCGCTGGCCGAAAGCGTGTTCAACGTCATGGAAAGCCTGGTGCCGGAATACGACATGCTTGGTCATGTCCGCGAACGCAGCGGCGGCGCCTTGCCGGGTATCGCGCCCTCCAACACTTACCTCACTGCCGACGGTGCCTACGTTGTGATCGCCGGTAACAGCGACCCGATCTACAAGCGCCTGATGCACACCATCGGCCGCGCTGATCTGGCCGACGCAGAAGAATTCGCCCACAACGACGGCCGCGCCGCCAAGAGCGGATTGCTCGATGCCGCCATCACCCACTGGACCAGCAGCCTGCCGATCGACCACGTACTGGCCGCCCTCGAAGCCGCCGAAGTGCCGGCCGGGCGCATTTATTCCGTAGCCGACATCGTCGCCGATCCGCACTATCAGGCGCGGGACATGCTGCTCAATGCCGAGTTGCCCGGCGGCGCAACGGTAAAAATGCCCGGCATCGTCCCCAAGCTTTCGGAGACCCCCGGCGGGGTGAATTGGTCCGGGCCGAAACTGGGCCAGCACACCGACGATATTCTGGTCGGGCTGGGCCTGACTGAACTCGACATCGAACGCCTGAAAAGCCAAGGGGTGGTGCAATGA
- the fos gene encoding fosfomycin resistance glutathione transferase yields the protein MLTGLNHLTLAVRDLQRSLAFYRDVLQLRVEATWDRGAYLSLPGLWLCLSEDPQREGEPGVDYTHYAFSVSAADFTLLVETLKLAKVAEWRDNRSEGASFYFLDPDGHKLEVHVGDLQSRLAACRQKPYPGMRFYDAQ from the coding sequence ATGCTGACCGGCCTCAACCACCTGACCCTCGCCGTCCGTGATCTGCAGCGTAGCCTGGCGTTCTATCGCGATGTGCTGCAATTGCGCGTCGAAGCGACGTGGGATAGAGGTGCCTATTTGTCATTGCCCGGATTGTGGTTGTGTCTGTCAGAAGATCCGCAACGCGAGGGTGAGCCGGGCGTGGACTATACCCATTACGCTTTCAGCGTGAGCGCGGCAGACTTCACTTTGCTGGTTGAAACGCTGAAATTGGCTAAGGTGGCGGAGTGGCGAGACAACCGCAGCGAGGGCGCGTCGTTCTACTTTCTCGATCCCGACGGGCACAAGCTGGAAGTCCATGTCGGCGATTTGCAATCGCGGCTGGCGGCGTGTCGGCAGAAACCGTACCCCGGCATGCGTTTTTACGACGCGCAGTGA
- the yiaY gene encoding L-threonine dehydrogenase gives MSSTFFIPAVNIMGSGCLDEAMVAIRNYGFRKALIVTDAGLAKAGVAAMIAEKLAMQDIDAVIFDGARPNPTTANVESGLGLLKESHCDFVVSLGGGSPHDCAKGIALCATNGGQIGDYEGVDRSSKPQLPLIAINTTAGTASEMTRFCIITDESRHVKMAIVDRNVTPLLSVNDPQLMVAMPKSLTAATGMDALTHAIEAYVSTAANPITDACALKAMSLISSNLRLAVRDGSDLAARENMAYAQFLAGMAFNNASLGFVHAMAHQLGGYYDLPHGVCNAVLLPHVQSFNALVCADRLRDVAHAMGADIRGFSAEEGAQAAIHAIRSLAKDVEIPGGLRELGAKLSDIPVLAANALKDACGLTNPRAADQRQIEEIFRNAF, from the coding sequence ATGAGCAGCACCTTTTTCATTCCGGCGGTCAACATCATGGGCAGCGGCTGCCTCGACGAAGCCATGGTCGCGATTCGCAATTATGGTTTTCGCAAGGCGCTGATTGTCACCGACGCCGGGCTGGCCAAGGCTGGCGTGGCCGCGATGATTGCCGAGAAGCTGGCGATGCAGGACATCGATGCGGTGATCTTCGACGGCGCCAGGCCGAACCCGACCACGGCCAATGTCGAATCGGGTCTGGGGCTGTTGAAGGAAAGCCACTGCGATTTCGTCGTGTCACTGGGCGGCGGCTCGCCACACGATTGCGCCAAGGGCATCGCCCTGTGCGCGACCAATGGCGGGCAGATCGGCGATTACGAAGGCGTCGACCGCTCGAGCAAGCCGCAATTGCCGCTGATCGCCATCAATACCACCGCCGGCACTGCCAGCGAAATGACCCGCTTCTGCATCATCACCGACGAATCGCGTCACGTGAAAATGGCCATCGTCGACCGCAACGTCACACCGCTGCTGTCCGTCAATGACCCGCAACTGATGGTCGCGATGCCCAAAAGCCTGACCGCCGCCACCGGCATGGACGCACTGACCCACGCCATCGAAGCCTACGTTTCCACGGCGGCCAATCCGATCACCGATGCCTGCGCCCTGAAGGCCATGAGCCTGATCAGCAGCAATCTGCGCCTGGCCGTGCGCGACGGCAGTGACCTCGCGGCGCGGGAGAACATGGCTTACGCGCAGTTTCTTGCCGGCATGGCGTTCAACAATGCCTCGCTCGGTTTTGTCCACGCCATGGCGCATCAGCTGGGCGGCTACTACGACTTGCCCCACGGCGTGTGCAACGCCGTACTGTTGCCGCATGTGCAGAGTTTCAATGCGCTGGTCTGCGCTGACCGACTCAGGGACGTCGCCCACGCCATGGGCGCGGATATTCGCGGTTTCAGCGCAGAGGAAGGCGCACAGGCGGCGATCCATGCCATTCGCAGCCTGGCCAAAGACGTCGAGATTCCCGGCGGATTGCGTGAGCTGGGCGCGAAACTCAGCGACATCCCGGTGCTCGCCGCCAACGCCTTGAAGGACGCCTGCGGACTGACCAATCCACGAGCAGCGGACCAGCGCCAGATCGAGGAGATTTTCCGCAACGCGTTTTGA
- a CDS encoding LysE family translocator, translating to MTPSLLLAVLASGFIYGITPGPGVLAVFGIGAAHGRRAGAGFLCGHLLGDVIWCSTALVAIVGAREIGSTAFDVLGVLSAVYLFWLGWRAVRAQRRNGDEAQGAARQPFWHGIVFGLTNPKAYPVAVATFTALLSSRAELLNWSMLPALIALSFIGGAMAYAILIGVVGAQRVRTVYQRHELLITRLCGVMFIGFAINALAHALPGLMPNNG from the coding sequence ATGACTCCATCATTGCTGTTGGCCGTTCTGGCTTCGGGTTTCATTTACGGGATCACGCCCGGACCGGGTGTGCTGGCAGTGTTCGGCATTGGCGCGGCCCATGGCCGGCGGGCCGGGGCGGGGTTTCTCTGCGGGCATCTGCTCGGTGATGTGATCTGGTGCAGCACGGCGCTGGTGGCGATCGTCGGCGCGCGGGAAATCGGCAGCACCGCGTTCGATGTGCTCGGCGTGCTCAGCGCGGTGTACCTGTTCTGGCTCGGCTGGCGTGCGGTGCGTGCCCAGCGGCGCAATGGCGACGAGGCGCAAGGCGCGGCGCGCCAGCCGTTCTGGCACGGCATCGTCTTCGGCCTGACCAATCCCAAGGCCTACCCGGTAGCGGTGGCGACGTTTACCGCGCTGCTGTCGAGTCGTGCCGAGTTGCTCAACTGGTCGATGCTGCCGGCGCTGATCGCCCTGAGTTTCATCGGCGGGGCGATGGCCTACGCCATTCTCATCGGCGTAGTTGGCGCGCAGCGAGTGCGCACCGTGTATCAGCGTCATGAACTGCTGATCACCCGTTTGTGCGGCGTGATGTTTATCGGTTTTGCCATCAATGCGCTGGCGCACGCGCTACCGGGGTTGATGCCGAACAACGGCTGA
- a CDS encoding YegP family protein, producing MSGWYEVSKSSNGQFRFVLKAANAETILTSELYSTRAGADGGIASVQANSPLDERYEKKSTRDGNPYFNLKAANHQVIGSSESYSSDGACDKGIASVKANGPTKVIKDKTLPVL from the coding sequence ATGTCCGGATGGTACGAAGTGAGCAAAAGCAGTAATGGCCAATTCAGGTTCGTATTGAAAGCGGCGAACGCCGAAACGATTCTGACCAGCGAGCTCTACAGCACCCGCGCCGGTGCCGACGGCGGCATCGCCTCGGTGCAGGCCAACAGCCCGCTGGATGAGCGCTACGAGAAAAAGTCGACCAGGGATGGCAATCCGTATTTCAACCTCAAAGCGGCCAATCATCAGGTCATCGGCAGCAGCGAGTCGTATTCATCGGACGGCGCTTGTGACAAGGGCATTGCCAGCGTGAAGGCCAACGGCCCGACCAAAGTCATCAAGGACAAGACCCTGCCTGTCCTCTGA